Sequence from the Pontibacter pudoricolor genome:
TTGGCTCCCTGGGTCAGGTCGCCGGCCATGCTTAATCCTTCCAGCAGGTTGGCGCGGTCGTTATAAATATGATAACGGCCAGGCGCTTTAACATCTCCTAAAATGCTTATTTTAAAACTGATAAGCTTTACCACTACGGTAGCGTCTGTTATATAGCGGTTAAGGTTACGCTGTATCAGGTCCTGGGACTGTGATGTGGTAAGGCCTTCCATCTTCAGTTTACCAACAGTTGGCAGGTTTACAAATCCTTCGTTATCTATGGTATATCCACTGAGGTACATAGAGCCAGGGTCAGACATGCCGAAAGCATTTGTAGGGCTTACAATGTTAAACATATCGGCCATATCCGGGTCCACGCTCAGCACTTTTATAGATAGTACATCGTTTGGCTGTAGTTTATATACTGCAAAAGAAGTGGTATGTGTTGTTGGTGTTGTCTCCTTATAGTTCGGATTCTGCATGTAAACAAGTTCCTTTTTGGTCATGCATGAAGAAACAAGCAGAAGCAGTGAGAGAAAGTATAAAAGGTTTCTCATGATTTTATGTAAGGGTGTTGTGTTAAGGATTAAGTAATATTCTGGAATATTACAGCTGTTGAGTAAGTCGGGGCTTTTACGCTGCCCCGTTTATTAGTTCAGGCATATATACTTCTCTTGTTAAAAAAGGGTTCTTAATAAGTTTAATATTTTAATATGTTATTTTTTGACCGGTCTGCTAGTTGCTCATAAACAAAAAGATACCCTCAGCCTGTTTGTTTTAAAAGCCGGTATGCATCTTTTTTAATATGATTAAAATGCAAATTGTGGATCAGCTAAAAAGTTAAGCGGCTCACCTGTAAAAGGTCCTGAGGTTTATGCAATATCAGGCAGGTTAGTTTGTCCGGGTACAGCCAATGGTAAATGCCTTAGTAAATCTCAATGTTTTTGTTTTCCAGCTGAGGCCTGCTCAATTCCTTTTCAGATGTGGGTTCTGTTTTTGAAAGCATCTTGTACATTAGCCCTAGATGCTGCCTTAGGATGATCTCTTCAGAAAAGTTATTCCTTACAAACTGTTGGGCAGTCTTTTCCATTTTTAACCTAAGTTCGTCGTCGGCTAACAACTTCGTTATAGCATCGGCCATACTATCCGGAGAAGAAATGTCGCATAATATTCCGGCCTTTCCATTATCTAACAGTGTTGGTACAAAACCGCTTTTTTCTCCGCCTATCACAGCAGTACCTACAACCATGGCCTCCAGTAACGCCATCCCAAAAGATTCCTCCATAGACGGGCATACCAGTACTTTCGCTCCTGCTACTTCCTCTAATACTTCTAGGTTAGGTAGGGGGCCTACAAACTTAACTCCGTCGGCTAAACCTCTTGCTAGTGCATACTGGTTGGCCGGTCCGCCCTTTTGCATATCCACGCCCACTAAGTGTAGCGCTACATCCGGGAATGTTTTACGCACCTTTTGGAATGCCTCCAGTGCCAGGTGTATATTCTTGCGTTTGGTAAAACCATTTGAAGAAGCAACTATATAATTGCCTTTTGTCCCGCCCGGCATCTTTATAGTCTCCAGCTCATCCGGATAAAAGTTTGGTATAACTATAGTTCTGGCCCTTGTAGCTGCCGATAGCTGTTTAAAGGTATAGTCTGAGTTGGCAACCAGTGTGTCAGATTTCCTTAATACCCGGTAATTCATCATCCATCGTACTAACCTGAATGGGTCAAATTGCTTCAGCAGGATTTTGATGGCTACATCGTGTATGTTTACTATAGTTGGAATACCGGAGCCGAGGGCGGCAAGGGCATATTCATACGTCCAGAAGGCACTGATAACCTCAGCAGGATATGCCTTGATCATTTTTTTCAGATCTTCTACTTCAAAATTGAAGAATCGTCGTCCGGGTTGTTGTTTTTCTCTGCTGATACAAACAGTCAGTTTGCCGCTTTTAAGCACTTTGGGCTCCGTAATGTCAGGAGAGTTTGTATATACAATAACCTCGTGGCCGCGCTTAAGCAGTGCATTAACAAAATAAGAAGTAAGCGGAAATGTATTTGTTAAAGGGAGTGAACTTTTCGGTATATTCCAGTGCAGTAGTTTAAGGTCAACAGGGCCACATACGCCAACAGTCATCATAGGTAGGGATTTCGTAAATAGTATATTATTGTAAGCTTGGACAGAGAGGACAGCAATACTGCTGCGCCGACAGGTACATATACTTATAAAATGTTGTGGGGTTTTGAATAATTTATTTCTTTTCTAGTGTTTAAACTGTATTTGGACGTATTTTTAGTAGGACTTCTATAGTTTCGAGTAATGATCTGGAAGATGTTGATTCGTTAATTTATAATAAAACCAAATTTTATCTAATAAAGTATATTGTTGAGATTGTTTGGTTTGTGCCGAATGCACTCTCGAAAGCGGTATTTAGAATCTCCAGAGCTTTTATCCCGATGAAAACAACTTTAAGAAACACGATACACCAGATAGACGTGATAATTGCGCCGTTGATACTATCTGCGGTTAAAGAGTTGAATGCGCTTAATACGTATCTCTTTCACGCGCTTTTTAAGGATAAAGAAGAGCTGTCAGCAGGCTTGGCGGACCCACAGCAGCAGGTAACAGTTGATGTTTTCCGCCAGTTTATTTCCTATCATAAAGAAAGGGATTACACGTTTGTTTCACCGGCAGACGTGCTGCAGGGGCTTGCGCCTGACAGGAAGTATATTATGATTACGTTTGATGACGGGTATTATAATAACCTGCGTGCCATACCAATACTTGAAGAATTTAATGTACCCGCGCTGTTCTTTATATCGGCAAACCATGTGCTGCATAACAAAGCTTTCTGGTGGGATGTGGCGTACCGCGAAGGTAAAAAAGCAGGCATGACAGATGAAGCACTTTTAGCTGAAAAAAAATACCTGATAACTCTGACTGGTGATGCCATAGATGCTTATATCATAGCTAAATATGGCCCGGAGAGCTTTAAACCGGTAGGGGATACAGACCGACCTTTTATTCCGGCAGAACTGAATAAGCTTGCACAGCATCCGTTGGTACATATCGGGAATCATACCTGCGACCACGCCGTTCTGATAAATTATGATGCTGAAGGTATAAAAGAACAAATCAGCAAGGCTCAGGATATTATAGCGGATATAGTTGGGTACCGGCCAGTAACTATAGCTTACCCTTGCGGGGAATTTAACGACACAGTTTTACAGGTCTGCAAACAGGAAGGTATTAAGCTGGGAATTACAGTGGAACATGCCAAAAACTTTAGCCCGAAACTATATGAATCCGAAAACCTGCTCATGCTAAACCGCTTTACTATATGGGGCCAACAAGATCTTAAAAGCCAATGCGACTTCTACAGGTCTGATTATCATGTGCTTGATAAAATGAAATGGGTGCTGCAGAAGTTTAAAGCAAAAGGATAGTCTGACTGGATTTACAGTTTAAAAGGGCACTGCTAACCTGTAATAGGATCCGAGCAACTATAGATTAGCCCTTGGGCAAATAACAATGTTGCAATTACACTTTCTTTGCTCTCAGGAAATCCATTACATGGGTTGAGTTCTGAAAACCGGTGCGCTGCGGAAGCCCCTCGTATTCTGATTTGTAAAAAAGCTCTTTGCTGATCTGTAACTCTGTTGGGTCAGGGATCAGGTCGTTGTTCCAACCCACCAATAACATACCATCTGGTTTAAGTATTTTATGCAGCGCTTTATAAGTTTGTTCCTGCATTTCCCGGGTATCAACTCCATGTCCGAAAACACCGTTCAGCAAAACTATGTCGAAGCTGGCAGGGGCTACATAGTTATCTATATCTAAAATACTTGCCACTAAGTGCTTTTTGCCACCCCAGATCACATTGTTCTCATCAATGTCTACTGTAACCAGGTCCACGCCTTTGTTAAAAAGCTTAAGCGATTCCCAGGTATAATAAGCGCAACCCACGAACAGGATACGGCCTTGTTTTAGTTTGGCAAGTCTGGGGTAAAGTTGTGTGTTAAGCCATATGCGGTCCGGCTGTAGTTTAAAATAAGTATCATCCAGGCGGAAATTCAGAAGAAGCCAACGTTTCAGGGGCAGGTAAAACAGATTCTTTAAAGAAGCACTGTTTTGTATGCCCCTAGCATTGCCAGTTATAGCAGCAAGCTGTGCCATGTTCGTATAGATTTAGGGTAAAATGATATCCATTCTATACTATCGGACCTATCATTGAGTTGTATGCCTGAAGCCTGATATTAAAAAAAAAGAACCACTCCGGTATTTGCATAAGGTGCATTGCCGGAGTGGTTCGTCTTTGGCTTATATCTTTAAGTAGGATTACTCAATCCATTTAGTGCGCTTTTGTTTGGACGGGCGCTGCTTACTACGCTGCATACGAAGTGCATCAGAAGGCCTGCGTTCCAGCTGCTGGGCAAAGCCATCGTTATGTTCCAGAATACTGCCTTTCAGTTTCCAGCCCATTGGGAAAAAATCGGCCACTTTTGTGGCTAAAGAATCAAGATCAGGTGCGGTTATAATATTGTACTCCATAGTGATATAACTAACTTCAAGGACAATATAGAAAATAAAAACACAGGTTGTATGGCGCGGCTACGGAATTTTAGTGAAGAAGGTTATATTTTTTTAAAATTTAATAAATGCATTGGTATAGTTATATAAAATACCTTCTATTGCTCTGCTTTGTTTGTTTAAGTGCAATTGATGGATGGTCGTATTACATCATGAATTTAGGAATAAAGGCAAATAACCTGTTTATCTGTAAGTTACATGTCAGTATAAACGATGAGTGATTTTCGCTCTCAGCTAAAGAGAAATTGTAACTTATTAAATATAAGGAATCTATAAAGCCCCGGCCAATGATATGGATGCCCGGCAGTGTGCATTGTTTAGAGTAAGAATATCTTAAACTAAATTTCAGGTTCCTCTAGCGTGTCTAGTTTTATCTTTTCAATCAGCAGGTAATTTTTAAACTGGTGGATGAGTCGTGTCATCTCCTGTTCTTTTTGCTCTAGTGCTGTTACTTCTTCATCAGAGTCGGCCAAAACAGGACGAAGTCTATTCAAACTTTCCTGCATCTGTTCAATTGATTGCAGGATATGCTCGCGCATAGTTTGGTTCTGTTCGGTTTCCAGGGTAGTTTCCAACTCCTTCATATAAACTTCTAAAAACTCTACCAGGTGCCACGGGTTATTAGGGCGATTCCAGGTGAAGGTGATGTTGCATCTGCGGCATTTATATGTATTGCAGCGCCAGCCATGCTCGTTGCTGGTTGTGCCGGTTCGCTTCAGCATATCTGCGTGTTTGCATTGCGGACATTGGGCATTGTCTTCTACCACCTTTTCAAGGCGGGCACGCTTTTCCAGTATGATACTGCGGTTCTGAGCATGTGTGTATAGTTGCTGCTCCAGGTTCTCACAGGCTGAAGTCAGTTTTTCGTGTTCAGGGTCCAACTGGCCTTTTTCTATCAGCAATTTAGCGCGCTTACTAAAAAAGCGGATTAATTTGATCAGTTCACGCTCGTTGGCTTTCAGTTCTGGCTGCTTCATGGGTAGTTAAATTGCTAGGTTGTTAGATTGTTTGGTGTTGCTTCACGCCTGGTGTTATTTAGGTAAATAGAAGCATACCTCGATAAATAGGAAACAATATGTTTATGGTGACCTTAAAACGATTGTGTTTATAGCATTTGGCTACTCTGTTTCTAACTCTTCTCGCGCACTCGTTTGTAAATGCGGATAGCCAGCATTAGGATTGCCGAGAAAAGTATTAGCCCGATAATGCCCCATAGCATGCTTAGCGAACTTTTTAGGACAACCAGGAACACAATACTGATCAGAAAAAGTGTGGCTACCTCGTTCCAGATGCGCAATTGGGTGGAAGTATACTTTAATTTGCCTTGTTGCTGCTGCTTAAAAATGCCGTGGCACAGGAAATGATACACATAAAGCCCCATCACAAAGCATAATTTCCAGATAAGCCAGTTGGGAGTGCCGCCATACAAATGCCACATGCTCAGGCCGAATATAAGCGTGAGCACCGCCGATGGCCAGGTAATGCCATACCACAGCCTCTTCTGCATCAGTTTGAATTGCTCCTGCAGAATGCTGCGTTCCGGTTCCGGCTTCTCCGCGGCCTCAGCAAAGTAAATGAACAGACGCACAATGTAGAATAACCCGGCAAACCAGGTAACCACAAATATGATGTGTAGCGCCTTAACGTAGAAATAATAGTCCATGAACTATAGTAAGTTTACTGCAAAAGTAGTTTATAATATAGTAACTAAAAATGCGGGCTTGTCAGTGGTGTGTAAAAAGTTGAGTGTAATCCGCAAGCCTGAAGCGGGGTTAATAGGGATTTAATTGATTAATTGGATTTGATAGGCCTGGCGGTGTGCGCAGCTCCTACTAGCGTTTAGGCTATAATTCTATCTCTCTGTTTTTGTCATTTCGACATTAGAAGAAATCTGTGTTCTATAGTTGGCTACATTACTATTCGAACCAAGCCTTTTCTTTCATAGCCTTCTTTAATCCTGGGAGCTTTACTTGCCTATCGTTTCAATCCAGCTTTGGTGCCCTCACGGCCGGGAGGCCCCGTCTTCGGGCATCGCGCTGTTGCTTTCTTGCTACCCTCGTACCTCGGGTTGGCTACGCCACCGCAATAAATCAAAGGCGCTCAACCCAAAGACTGAGATCTTTCGATAGCTCATACTATAGTCGATTGGAGAAGCTATAGTTGCTTGGCCTTATCGTGGTTGTAGTTCCGTAGGGACAGGTCGCGACCTGTCCGCTCGACAGGCTGTAACTATAGTACAGTAAATCAAACTATAACAATTTCAGATTTCTCCTTATAGTCGAAATGACAGTTGGGCAAGTTGTAGCAGAAAGTCCCCTTCGAAGGGGGCTAGGGGGATGACAAACAGTAACTATAGAACTATAGCTAGACTATAGCTACAACAGAAATTCCCCTCCCGGGAGGGCAGGGGTGGGTTAAAACAGCAACTATAAAACGATAGCCTCAACAAGAGCAAAGGCCAAAAGCTCCTTCCCCTGTTTTTAGGGGAAGGCTGGGAAGGGGTAAAACCCAACTATAGAACTATAACTCAACTATAAGAAAAGCATCAATCCCCAAAATCCACCGCACCCACCTTAATTGCGCAAATAAAAAAAGAGCTGTCTATAAGAACAGCTCTTCTAAAAAAATCAAAATCCAAATCTTATAAAATCAACTTAATCTCAATTAATCCCGGTTCAGACCGATTTACTAAACACCGGCGTGGTGGGCTGTTGCAACCATAACCTGGCATCCAGGCACATGGCGATGTTACGCACGAACGGATGACCGGCCGGTAGGATAGTAATACTGTTGCTTGTATACTCCACTAAACCATCTTCGGCAAGCGGTTGCAGTCGAACCAGGGCATCACTAAAGTATGGTGCAACGGCAGCATCCCAACTGGTACTAAACTGGCACATCAGGTTTGTAATGTGCTGGCGGATCAGGCGGTCTTCGGCGGTAAGCTCGTGGCCTTTCAGAATTGGTAGAACACCGGAATTAACAGCAGCTTCGTATGCCTCTACTTCTTTAATGTTCTGCATAAAGGCAGTACCTGTATCTGATATGCTCGAGCAACCTAAGCCGATTAACAACTCGGTGTGGCGTGGGGTATAGCCCATAAAGTTGCGGTGCAGGGTGCCGTTCTGCGCAGCCAGGTATAACTCATCGGTTGTTAGGGCAAAGTGGTCCAGGCCGATTTCCACGTAGCCGGCTTCTTCCAGCATGGCGCGACCCATTTCGTATAAACCACGTTTTACAGATGGCTCAGGCAGGTCTTCTTCTGAGTAGCGGCGCTGGGCTTTGCTTTTCCAGGGCACGTGGGCGTAGCTATAAAAGGCAATACGCTCCGGACGAAGCTCTTTTACTTTTTCTATAGTGTAGCGTACGCTCTCGGCAGTTTGCATTGGCAGACCATAAATTATGTCGCCGTTTATAGACGTATAGCCAATTTCGCGGGCTGCATCAAATATCTCCTTGGTCTTAGCGAAGGTCTGGATGCGGTTTATAACGAACTGAACTTTTATGTCGAAATCCTGGATACCTACGCTCAGTCTTCTGAAACCTAGGTCGTACAGTACCTGTAATTGCTCGGCGTTGGTGGCGTTTGGGTGCACTTCTATGCTTAAGGCGGCGTCTGGGGCCAGTTCGGCTTTCTCCAGCAGTTTGCCCAGCATCACTTTAAGGTTCTCAGCTCCGAAAAAAGTAGGTGTACCACCACCCAGGTGCAGTTCTGTAATGCGCGGCTTCTTCCCGAAAACCTGCAGGTAGCGTTCCCATTCCTTTAATATGGCTACTATGTAGGGCTCTTCTACGGCGTGGTTCTTGGTAATGCGCTTGTTGCAGCCACAATATGTGCAAAGTTTCTCGCAGAAAGGCAGGTGCATGTACACACTTATGCCGTCTGTATCATTGGTCTTATCGAAAGCCTGTTTTACGTGCAGCATCCAGGTGGCTTCGCTCAGGGGAGTTTCGTCCCAGAACGGCACGGTTGGGTAACTGGTGTACCTCGGCGAAGGCACATCGTATTTGGCAAGTAGTTCAGTTGGTGTAGTTACTGGTGCGGTCATAACTTCGGTTTTTTGTAAGCCAGCCTATAGTTTGGGCTGAATTTCTGTTACAAAGGTCTGAAGAAGCTGCGCCGCAGGAAATGATATATGTCAGTAGTAGGGGAGTGGAAAGGGAGATATTTGTCAGGTTTGGAGAAACTATAGTTAAACTAATACTTCTAATCGAGTTTAGGCTTCGGTAGGGTTATAACATCAATAAGTTTCCCTGTACCCTTGAAGTCCTCTGAATCTTCAAGGTTGAGATTAATAAATTCAGAATTAAACTCACCTTCAAGAGTAAATTTCAACTTTTTGATGCTCTCTAAATCGATAACTAAAATAACATAGTTGTTACCACTTCTAAGTTGCTCTATCTGTTTATGATTAGCCTGAAGGTCGATATAAAATGTCGGTGAATAACCAGTATTTATAGTTATATAATCAATACTATCTCTTTTATAAATATCAGTAATATCCCCATCTTGGATTAATTGGTATCTAGAATTTACAACCGGATGAAAATCTATTGAGTATTTAAAGTTGAGTGTGTCGATTATATATTTAACATCATACTTTATCACAAGATCGTTGACAAGCTTTTCTTTCTGCTTATTCAAGCGATTGAGTTTCTCAATACGACTTGATTCTTCACTCGGAGAACAAGAAACTAGCAAGAGAAATAATATCTGTAAGAGTATTTTAATTTTCACTTTTATAGATTTTAGTTTTAAATAAGAACCAGAAAATAGCACATGATATGATTGAAATAATAAACCAGTTATAAACTATAAATAATGGCTTCTCAGTTTCTTGATATGATTCATTTGGTGTGCAAACACGACATGAAGTGTAATTTTGTTGTTTAGCTTGAAAAAGTGAGGTTGCCTCATTCCGTTCCCTATAATGATAGCTTTCATGGAATTTAGTTCCAGAACCTGTTATAAAAACAGTTGGTGAATTGGCGATATTATGTTGCTTCCATTCATTTTCTATTGTGATGGCATATGATATATAGGCAATAAGTGAAAATATAAAGAGAAGTAGCTGTTTATTAATTATAAAATGGCTTTTATGGTAATTTGTTGACCGCATATTAATTCCAATCGTGTAAATCAGTTCGTGTAGAGTGCTAATCGTGTTTTGGAATTTAAATATAGAAAATTTCAAATTATAACCTCTCAAACTACAAAAGCATCTTTCCTCGAATCTTACTAACTTCACGGTTTTACTTTACCCGATTCTAACCATGAAAATTACCGCCCCAACCCTGCTGCTTGACAAAGAAAAATGCCAGCGAAATATCCGCATGATGGTGGGGAAAGCGAAGCGTAATAATCTCAGACTGAGACCGCATTTTAAAACGCACCAGTCGGTACAGGTAGGCGAGTGGTTCAGGCAGGAAGGGGTGGAAGCGATTACGGTTGCGTCATTGCGCATGGCGAGGTACTTTGCCAACCATGGCTGGACCGACATTATGGTGGCCATACCTGTAAATGTGCTGGAACTGGAAACTATCAACCAGCTGGCTGGCCGCGTACGCCTGCACCTTATAGTTGTGAACGAAGAAGTGCTGCCTGCGCTGCAACAGGGCTTACACCACAACGTGGCTGTCTGGCTTAAGATCGATACCGGCTATCACCGCACCGGCATCCCGGCCACCAACTATAAAACCATCGACAGCGCGCTGCAAACTATAGCTGCTTCCGATAAACTGGAGTTCCAGGGTTTTATGGCTCATGACGGGCATACCTACAAGCAAACCAATGCCGAAGCCATCCGCGCTATTCATAAAACAACAGTAGAGTTACTTAACCAGCTTCGCGGCCGCTACAAAGAACAATTTCCGGGTCTCCAGCTCTCCATCGGCGATACGCCAAGCTGCAGCATCCTGGAAACTATAGTTGCCGTTGACGAGATCAGGCCCGGCAATTTCGTGTTTTACGACCTGACGCAACAGCACATCGGCTCTAACAACTATAACCAGATTGCCGTGTGCATGGCCTGCCCGGTAATTGCCAGACACCCCGAGCGTAACGAGCTTATACTTTACGGCGGCAGCGTGCATTTCTCGAAAGACGTGTTGCCGCAAGCGGATGGTAGCAGTTTGTTTGGAAGGGTAGTGGAATTAACAGAAAACGGCTGGTCGGAGCCCGTGGAAGGTATAAACCTGGTGTCATTATCACAGGAGCATGGTATAGTTAAAGCTATACCAGAGCAGTTTGCAAACTATAAGGTTGGCGATATCATGTACATTTTACCCATCCATTCGTGCCTGACTGCGGACATC
This genomic interval carries:
- a CDS encoding glycosyltransferase family 4 protein; translation: MMTVGVCGPVDLKLLHWNIPKSSLPLTNTFPLTSYFVNALLKRGHEVIVYTNSPDITEPKVLKSGKLTVCISREKQQPGRRFFNFEVEDLKKMIKAYPAEVISAFWTYEYALAALGSGIPTIVNIHDVAIKILLKQFDPFRLVRWMMNYRVLRKSDTLVANSDYTFKQLSAATRARTIVIPNFYPDELETIKMPGGTKGNYIVASSNGFTKRKNIHLALEAFQKVRKTFPDVALHLVGVDMQKGGPANQYALARGLADGVKFVGPLPNLEVLEEVAGAKVLVCPSMEESFGMALLEAMVVGTAVIGGEKSGFVPTLLDNGKAGILCDISSPDSMADAITKLLADDELRLKMEKTAQQFVRNNFSEEIILRQHLGLMYKMLSKTEPTSEKELSRPQLENKNIEIY
- the hemN gene encoding oxygen-independent coproporphyrinogen III oxidase, with the translated sequence MTAPVTTPTELLAKYDVPSPRYTSYPTVPFWDETPLSEATWMLHVKQAFDKTNDTDGISVYMHLPFCEKLCTYCGCNKRITKNHAVEEPYIVAILKEWERYLQVFGKKPRITELHLGGGTPTFFGAENLKVMLGKLLEKAELAPDAALSIEVHPNATNAEQLQVLYDLGFRRLSVGIQDFDIKVQFVINRIQTFAKTKEIFDAAREIGYTSINGDIIYGLPMQTAESVRYTIEKVKELRPERIAFYSYAHVPWKSKAQRRYSEEDLPEPSVKRGLYEMGRAMLEEAGYVEIGLDHFALTTDELYLAAQNGTLHRNFMGYTPRHTELLIGLGCSSISDTGTAFMQNIKEVEAYEAAVNSGVLPILKGHELTAEDRLIRQHITNLMCQFSTSWDAAVAPYFSDALVRLQPLAEDGLVEYTSNSITILPAGHPFVRNIAMCLDARLWLQQPTTPVFSKSV
- a CDS encoding CopD family protein, whose translation is MDYYFYVKALHIIFVVTWFAGLFYIVRLFIYFAEAAEKPEPERSILQEQFKLMQKRLWYGITWPSAVLTLIFGLSMWHLYGGTPNWLIWKLCFVMGLYVYHFLCHGIFKQQQQGKLKYTSTQLRIWNEVATLFLISIVFLVVLKSSLSMLWGIIGLILFSAILMLAIRIYKRVREKS
- a CDS encoding alanine racemase, producing MKITAPTLLLDKEKCQRNIRMMVGKAKRNNLRLRPHFKTHQSVQVGEWFRQEGVEAITVASLRMARYFANHGWTDIMVAIPVNVLELETINQLAGRVRLHLIVVNEEVLPALQQGLHHNVAVWLKIDTGYHRTGIPATNYKTIDSALQTIAASDKLEFQGFMAHDGHTYKQTNAEAIRAIHKTTVELLNQLRGRYKEQFPGLQLSIGDTPSCSILETIVAVDEIRPGNFVFYDLTQQHIGSNNYNQIAVCMACPVIARHPERNELILYGGSVHFSKDVLPQADGSSLFGRVVELTENGWSEPVEGINLVSLSQEHGIVKAIPEQFANYKVGDIMYILPIHSCLTADIMKSYLTLDGERLEHLSGLPESYL
- a CDS encoding polysaccharide biosynthesis/export family protein, with the protein product MRNLLYFLSLLLLVSSCMTKKELVYMQNPNYKETTPTTHTTSFAVYKLQPNDVLSIKVLSVDPDMADMFNIVSPTNAFGMSDPGSMYLSGYTIDNEGFVNLPTVGKLKMEGLTTSQSQDLIQRNLNRYITDATVVVKLISFKISILGDVKAPGRYHIYNDRANLLEGLSMAGDLTQGANRQNVKLIRQKGEQSEVVLLDLTDPNLVQSQYYYLMPNDVIYVEPRKTQLKRENLVVVGVMLSIVSTGVLLLNYLK
- a CDS encoding polysaccharide deacetylase family protein — its product is MKTTLRNTIHQIDVIIAPLILSAVKELNALNTYLFHALFKDKEELSAGLADPQQQVTVDVFRQFISYHKERDYTFVSPADVLQGLAPDRKYIMITFDDGYYNNLRAIPILEEFNVPALFFISANHVLHNKAFWWDVAYREGKKAGMTDEALLAEKKYLITLTGDAIDAYIIAKYGPESFKPVGDTDRPFIPAELNKLAQHPLVHIGNHTCDHAVLINYDAEGIKEQISKAQDIIADIVGYRPVTIAYPCGEFNDTVLQVCKQEGIKLGITVEHAKNFSPKLYESENLLMLNRFTIWGQQDLKSQCDFYRSDYHVLDKMKWVLQKFKAKG
- a CDS encoding DUF1737 domain-containing protein; translated protein: MEYNIITAPDLDSLATKVADFFPMGWKLKGSILEHNDGFAQQLERRPSDALRMQRSKQRPSKQKRTKWIE
- a CDS encoding class I SAM-dependent methyltransferase; translated protein: MAQLAAITGNARGIQNSASLKNLFYLPLKRWLLLNFRLDDTYFKLQPDRIWLNTQLYPRLAKLKQGRILFVGCAYYTWESLKLFNKGVDLVTVDIDENNVIWGGKKHLVASILDIDNYVAPASFDIVLLNGVFGHGVDTREMQEQTYKALHKILKPDGMLLVGWNNDLIPDPTELQISKELFYKSEYEGLPQRTGFQNSTHVMDFLRAKKV